The Elgaria multicarinata webbii isolate HBS135686 ecotype San Diego chromosome 13, rElgMul1.1.pri, whole genome shotgun sequence region gaggttccgcagactaggcaaattcccaaggcaggacaacagcaacaGTTGGTGACTTCCTTCCAAACTGGTAGGTGGATGAGGAAGAATGGCACGCACCTGACCTCAGCCAAGAGGGGCGATGCGCTTCAGCTATGAATTTTAGTTTTCCTAAGTGGTGGGCGGAGGGCTGCACATCATAGAATTCCTGGACTGCAGCTGAGTATTTCATTTCGTCATTTCTGGCTCTTAATTAAGTGTTTGCACAGCTTGGATGTCCATTTGGGATTTCTTGGGTGTGTTGTGCTCCCTgctcttatattattattacagaGCAGGAGAAGTAGAAAGGTGTgtgctccctctgtgtgtgtgtgtctttctcagtATCACTTCCAAACTGTTGTGTGTGTTATGGACagaatgggaaagagagagaaaggactcCTTGTTTCCAGAACTAAACATGATGATGGAGAAAGTGGAGTCATCATCTTTCTATTCTCCGTTTCGGAGAGAGGAGGGCTAAAGAAGGTGTTTGTTGAAGCATGGGataagggcagccttccccaacctggtgccctctaaatagGCCAAGCTAATTGCaaaaaagggtaactaaaatgatcacagggctggagcatctcccctatgggggtaggttgcaacagctgggattgttcggCTTGTGGGGGGAAGGCGAGTGAAAGGATAGAAGTGTACAagattatgcatggcgtggagaacgtggatgggggggggcatatagtgttttcctccctctcccataacactagaactggggtcgtcccatgaagctgattggtgggagattcaggacagatcaaaggaaggtcttccttcacacagcacagagttaaactatggaactcactaccacaagatgcagtgctggccaccgatttggatggcttcaaaaggggctttggatacattcctggaggagaaggctgtcaatggctactagtcttccagtatccgaggcagtaagcctgtgtgcaccaattgctggggaacatgggtggggagggtgctgttgcaccatgtcctgctttgttggtccctgggcaGCAGTTCACCAGccgctgtgtgaacggagtgctggaccagggatcttcttatgttccgtACAACTCTCAGCCTGGCCAGGGATGATAGGGCATGTAGTGCGAGCCGCGGGGAGGGCTGGCCGGGCTCCTTGCCTCTCCGCCGCGGCAGGAGGCGGCGCTGCGCCGGGCAGGCCGGCCGCGTTAGGGGCGGCCCTTTCTCGCTCGCTTCCTCTCGTCGCTTCGCTGCCGCCACCCAGGAAGTGGCCTCTCGCCTGCCCCGGCCCTGATCCGGgcagaggaggcggcagcggcggcggcgcgatcggtGGCCGTTTGCGCAGGGGACGGTGAGTTGGGGGCGACTCGAGGGGCTTGCTGAGAGGAGGAGCCGAGCTCgctcgcgcgcgcgcgcgcgatgggtgggtgagctggaGGAAGACAGGCTCGTGCGTAACCGGGAAttgggcaggcagggagggggggacccGTCCTCGACGGGCCGGAGAACtcgcaggggggtggggtggggtggtggtggcggagAGGCGCTGCTCCTGGGGCCCCCGGGCGCCCGAATAGAAGCCGTCGAGGGCGCACGGAAGTGGATGCCTTTCGCGCACCCCGGCACCTGTTCCGAAGCCAGTCCTCGCATGAGCTGGTCAAGGCCACTGGGCGCGTGCAGAgtgcccctcttcctccccccccctccgcgcaTCGTCGACAAGGATGGTGGGACTGGGTCGGAGCCCCGGCGCCCCCCGTTTGGAGACGGGAGAGCTCCGCTTGGCGGCGATTCGGGGCCGGTGAGACGCACGGGAGGAATGCGGGGTGTGAAGGACGCTGGTTTCGGGGTGTGCCCGTGGGTGAGAAAGAGCTCGCCTGCTAGCAGAGGTGTCGAGCCTCAACCCCAGCTCTCCAGGATCCGGTGGCGTGAAGGGAAGGCCGTCTGCATGGGCCCAGAGGCCCTCTGACCACTGAAAACAGACTGCAGGGGGGACTCCGATACCTGAAAAGTGCTCTGGGAGGAACTCCACGTAGGGGCAAGCAAAATAAACTTTGAAACATGGCTTAAAGCTAGCAGATGAAGtagtttctttttttgttattcTTCTTCAGGTGCTCAAAGTGTGGCAGACGGGAGAATTCCCCAGACCCTGCCAGGCCTCTTCCAATGCCTGCTTAATGGATGAGCCAAGGGGGACCAGGCGTAAGTACTTGGCTATGGGATCTCCTGTCTGCCCATTCAGCATAAAGTGGCCTTTGGAACAGGCCAGGGACCAGCGGCAAGAGTTTCGGGGTGGGGCGTGGGAGACCCCAAAGAATTCAAGGAGAGCGGTGGATTGCAGGGAAATTAACAGTGCAGTGGGAAGAGACAGGGGAGGCTGTGGGTTGCATCTGTGTGAACGGCTGCTGGCATCCAGCTTGGGTAACAGCAGCGCTTTCTCTTTCAAGCAATTTGCGTGTTAGCCTTGGGAAGTGGCAGCAGCGTGGGCAAGGCTGATAGAAATATCCAGAGGAAGAAGGTTCAAGAGGCGCCCTGCCCACTTCACGGTGCCCCTGCTGAATTGCAACAGAACCAAGCTGGCCAATTTGAGAAATCTCTACCCATTTGCTTAGCTTACATCAGAGGTGAGGAACCTCCGGCCCAAGGGCCAAAACCATCCAGCTAGGGGGCCCtagaaggccacacccccttctcaccaaccaccaatcattggggggggattctcagcttttgtgcagtccccccccccccaattctaaaagttgaaatgcctcttctgaggttGACAGCAAGAGCTAGAAGTTACTACACACCAGTACTTTAAATAATTTTTTGGTTCCACCCTTTCTggctttccccacttccccctcccccccaagctTCTCTGAATTTGAACTcagccctcaggcagaaagaggttcaacacctctggttTACATTAGCTGTATCGCTTTTTTGGTGCAGAATCAAGGGTCTACTTTGGGAGGCAATTCTGATAAGCCAACGTGCCCCCCACTTTCTCACTCGAGTGCCACCGCCAAGCCGAGAGCTGGCTTAGGCACAGGTGCCGGGGCTCAGTTGAGGTGAGGCTCCTGTTCCGTTCGTTTCTGCCTAGCTCTGGGGTCGGTGGAGTGACTGGGTCCAAGCTGGGTTCAGAAGGCCTGCTAACGCTGTGCTCTCTTTTCTTGCCTCGCCAAGGTCCCGTCCGTCACCCCCCCGTCATCATGTGCTGCTTCTGGCATGGCCGACtccatctctgtgtgtgtctgcaagGTGCTGCGTCCTTCTAGCTCCATCCCCACCAGCACGAACATGTCACAAGACGGCGGGGCTCGGCCTAAAGTGAAGCCAGATGGTGCGGCCGGCAACCGGGGCAGCGGCCGTTGGAAGGCCAGGGCCAGCCAGTCCACGGAGAGGCAGAGCCTCTCCTCCGGGGAAGAGGAGCGAGCCAGGGGAGGCCGCCCTCAAGCCGAGGCAGAGCCCAGCAGAGGGGTGGGCCGTTCCTTGCGGCAGAAGCTCCAGGCGGCTGTGGGCCAGTGCTTCCCGCTCAAAAGCGCGTCTCGCTCGCCCGACCTCTCCTCCCAACGCAAGATCCATCTGCGGGAGCTGATGCTGGACACCTGCCCTTTTCCCCCGGGCTCGGAGCTGGCCCGCACGTGGAACCTCATCAAGCAGCACACGGCGCCCGTCTCCGAGCATGAGGCTCTGGCCCCGCCACCTGCGGAAGACGAGGACGACCGCCTGAGGGAACGCCGGCGCAtcagcattgagcaaggggtggaGCCGCCCCCGGACGCACTCATCCACACCTTTGAGGTGAGGGCTCAGATCAACCCACTCTATAAGCTGGGCCCAAAGCTCGCCCATGGGATGAACGAGCTGGCTGGGGCGAGCCGGGCCATGCTGGCCGCTGCGGacgaaggggaggaggaggaggaggaggaggacgatgaggaggaagaggtctcCACTGTGCTGCCAGACATCAGGGACGGGCTACGTGTCCACACCCAGATAGACTACATCCACTGCCTGGTGCCTGACTTGCTGCAGCTGACCCAGCTGCCCTGTTACTGGGGCGTGATGGATCGCTACGAGGCCGAGGCCTTGCTGGATGGCAAGCCGGAGGGGACATTCCTCCTGAGGGACTCTGCTCAGGAGGACTACCTCTTCTCAGTGAGCTTCCGGCGCTACGGGCGCTCCCTTCATGCCCGCATTGAGCAGTGGAACCACAACTTCAGCTTTGACGTGCACGACCCCAGTGTCTTTCACGCCCCGACGGTGACCGGCCTGTTGGAGCACTACAAGGACCCCAGCGTCTGCATGTTCTTTGAGCCGCTGCTCTCCATCCCTGTCAACCGTACCTTCCCATTCGGCCTGCAGCACCTCTGCCGGGCCGTGGTGACCAGCTGCACCACTTACGATGGTATTGGTCACCTGCCCATTCCCAGCGCCCTGAAGGAGTACCTCAAAGAGTATCATTACAAGCAGAGAGTGAGGGTCCGGCGCCTGGACACCTGGTGGACCTAATGGGCACCCGTTGGACTTCCACCTGCAactgcccccatctcccccttttTACACTGATGCTACTCATGCCCCTAAACTAACACCCCTCACATCTGggtcatccccctccccaaatacctTCATCTACCCATGCTTCTCTAGGGTTGCGAGTAGGGTGCTCCCCTCAGGCTGCGAGATTTGCCATTTGGAAAATGAGGTTCTAGGCAGCTCCGTTGTACCCTCATTCCTTTCAACCCGCAGTCGCACGCACACACTTGATCCCCAAGCGCACGCTGCTGGCTGCTAGGAACAGCAGAATCAGCAGGCTGCCCTTGTAGGTGTTGGGGACAAAAGAAAAGCAAAGCACAATGATTTCTTGAGGGCTGCTTCCAGGTCAGGTTGTTGGGATGCACAAGCTTCTCTGTCCTTTCTTGCCTTTGTTCCACTCTCACCAGCCTGCACCTCCCTCCCTCGGCTGCTTGTTCTATGGGAAGACTGCGGACACCCCCATCCCCAGGGCAGGGGTGCAGACAATTCAAGGACCATCTTAGGGCAGCAAATGTTTCTTGCCTTCACGATCAGGCCTACTGGCTGGGTTTGTAGGGGCAAGACAGCTCTGGGCAAGGACAAATTACGCGGATGTGCCCCAAGAAGGTTCATCTAGGCAGTTCGGCTGCGCTGCCCCATTAGACTCTTTGGAATAATGCAGTTTTTTGggggatggaggtggggggggggggggagatgggttGAATGGACCGTGGTACTTTCACCCTCTCTCTTCGAACTACTGCAGCCAGGGGGCTCTCTCCACAACTTGCTGCTCTGTGTGTGTCATTAAAGagttgtgggttgtttttgtCTAGAGCTGCTTTTAGTGTGCTTTTTTCCTAGCTGTGAGATTTAGGATGAGTGAGCTGCCTGGGAAAGGAATGGGGTGGCTCTTTCaaggggaggtggtggtggggacgaCACTCCAATGAAATGCACAGGTGAAGGCCACGGGGAGGCTGCTGCTCCATCCTGCCCCTGCCCAGATACACATGCCTCTGGGCCATGCCACAGCTGCGACGGCACCCTTCATGAAAGGCACCCAAGTCGTTCCAGCTGTAGGAAAGCAGTGGGGTGCCTGAGCGGACTGCAGCAGGTTGCACCTGCCCTTTGGGCCAGCACAAATCCAGATCCCCAAGGAGAATTAAAAGGGGAAGGACCAGGCTTTATACACAGAAGGTTCCAGCTTCACTCTCCGCTGTAAATAAAGGAGAAAGTAGCtcgtaatgggggaggggggggggacagtctCTACCTGAGACTTTGAAGAGCAGCTGACAGTTAAAATGGGCGACCTGGGCAACTTCACACATCTATCCCAGGGGGTGGCAACAAGGGGCCTGTCGACGCATTGGCACCTGTGGTCATGCTCTTCCCTGCCTCTATGGAAGTCGATGGAGCAAGATTGCGCCACTGACTGAAtagaaatggggggtgggggaagttgcCCTGTAGAAAAATGCGTTGCAGGGGGGAGGCCAACCTCCTTGGCAGTGGGGGGCTTCCTCCCTTCTCTCAGCCGTTTTTTGGCAGGAGACCCTTGCCCCCACTGCTGCTGAAGACTATGGAGTGAGGCCTCACTCCACTGAGTTTAAGAGCTGGGGAAAAGGGTGCCCTGTTTGGTGGGGGGGACGGCGGGAAGCATGGGTGGGTGAGGAAGAAAGGTGACAGTGAAGGGGTGCTCCCACCATTTTACACCCCGTAGCAATTTGTGGGGGTGTCTAGGATGCTTTTTCAAAATGTCAAGTCTGCCCACAGACCACAACCCCACGCCACCTCCAAATAAAGGACCTTTGCCTGGCTTGCTAGGGCCATAATAATTAAAATCTTAATAAAGCCGCCAGGTGTGCACCTTCTCACCGATGACCCTCCTTTATTGTGGAAAGAGTTTCTGGTGGGTCAAGCCCCGTGTGTTACAGAACAGAAGGTGTTGCTTTGCCCCCCAAACGTCTTGGAAGAAATGTTCCAAGGGAGAGAGACCCGCCTCTCTAGCActggctgctgcagcagctggagTAACTGGTGGAAACGTCCCTGACGCAAACTTGACAGGACTAGCCTAGGACATCTGAAGTACCTGAAGGACATGAGCTCATATATTGGAGTGGGAGGACCTCCTCCAAACATGAGCACGAGCGTGTGGCTCCTGACTGTTTCAGGTGCTCTGGGGGCCAGGTCTGTATCCCAATCAAGCACCTAACCTCACGTAGCAAGGCCATCTTGGTTCCTACAAACTCCGCTGGCAGAAGCAGCCCTCTAGTGCACGGCTTCCAATGGCTGTTTGTGTGAACAGAGAGGGCCCTACAGCAAGGCTTTTGGGGGTACATACAAGGAACACATACGACAGGAAACTGCTCAGGGGCTGAAGGGGAAGCCAAAGGGAtgaagagtgagagagagaatattatAGACTGTATAGCAACAGGATGAATGACTTTCAGAGGAGACCCAGCAGGTAAAGGAGCCAAGCTTGTTTCAGTGCAGGGGGCTCTTTTAGTTTGTGGCACATCTGGTCCTCACTAAAAGCCTCCTAACCTAAGCAAGTATCTGAGGGTACTTTAAAACAGGGTCAAGGGGAGAAGCGCAGGACAAGGCTTCAATAGAAAAAAGGCCCAGCTGAATGGGATTATAGGCCATCCCCATCTTGGGAGCAGATGTCACTTCTGAAGAGAGCAGGCCAGGCCTGAAGACTTGGTCAGGTGAACTGAAGGAACAGCAGAGAGCCCCTTGATGCCTGGTAGGTTAGGACGGGCAGCAGTGGGCATGCTGCCCTCATTTTCCACAGCTGAGCTGAGGACATCCTTCCTCTACCCCAGCCCTGAGATAATTCTAGAGTACAGAAGGAAACAGGGAGAAATCCTCCATaacgggtgggcaactttggcccGCCAGATGTTTCGCCACAAACCCCCAAGATTTATTTTGATTActgtgtttttatcctgcttttcagataATGATGGTTTCCCAAAGCAGCTCAtacccataaaaaaaaaagaggaggcgGCTCAGgccaggcttacaaactaaaacgGTAAGATGTATTAAAGGAAGGGTGGGATGGAGGGTAGCTTTCCCAAGGCCAAAACATGGTGGTGAGCTAAAAGTGGGCATTTAAATGCACGTCAGGTCAGGTTAAGCCTCACCACTAGCTCTGCTAGCTAGGACGGATGAgcgttatagaatcatagaatagcagagctggaaggggcctacaaggccatcgagtccaaccccctgctcaatgcaggaatccaccctaaagcatccctgacaggtgcctgtccagctgcctcttgaaggcctcgagtgtgggagagcccacaacctccttaggtgactggttcccttgtcgtactgctctaaccgtcaggaagtttttcctgatgtccagctggaatctggcttcctgtaacttgagcccgttattccgtgtcctgcactctgggaggatcgagaagagatcctggccctcctctgtgtgacaacctttcaagtatttgaagagtgctctcatgtctcccctccatcttctcttctccaggctaaacaggcccagttctttcagtctctcctcatagaactttgtttccagacccctgatcatcctggttgccctcctctgaacacgctccagcttgtctgggtccttcttgaattggCGTCCataagatctggagggccactagttGCCCACCACACTCTATAGCacagcgttcctcaacctggggcgctccagatgtgttggactgcatctcccagaatgccccagctggctggggcattctgggagatgcagtccaacacatctggagcgccccaggttgaggaacgctgtGCATAGCTTCAATTAACTCTGCTGCTCCTTGTTGGAAGGGATACCAGCTTAGCCCAAGGTGCAAGGTCTAAACAGTTCACACACCCCTCCTTCCAATCCCCCCGTTGAAAATGAACAGGGCTGGTGTGTGGGCCAGGTCTTCCGCCCTTAAGGtgcccccaaatcagctgcctgacaTGCAGCAAGTCTTAAGGCCTGTTTCTGGAAGCAGCCGCTCGATGGGTACATAAACGCTCTTTCGCTCTGCCCCCGTGAACTCTGTCAGGAACAGAACGCCTCACATCCGTCAGTGACACGTTCCCCCTTCAATATTCCATCATCGCCATCACCAAGAGGAAGTTCAACTGTGTGTCAAGCTCCACCCAAACGACAACAAAAAACAAgcgtttaaaaaagaaattaatacaAAATAAGCACAGCTTTATCATAGAGGTTAATAAAAAAAGGGCTAATACTTAAATTCTGTATGCCTTTTACAAAGCAAAAACTGGAAGGGAAAAAAGCAGCAAAGGAGTCCAACAAAGCAATCTAAAGTcagaatttggatttttttttttttttttgtaaaatgttttgtggtgttttttttttttaaataacgtATTCATGGTTACCAGCCATAGTCATAACAAAAGTTATTCATAATAAAATGTATCTAAAATAACATTTCTATCTGAAACAGGAACCTTGTCTCTCTACTTTTTAGAAATAGTTCTCTCAGGTCTGCTTTTCTGGGTTGGGGTTGTTGGGGgatttgttttcgtttttttgTACGCTACTGTTCAGTATACACTTTGGGAAAAGGCCTTTATATTTAAAACAGTTCTTGAGggcgggagagaaggaggaggctgATGAGAGTTCTTCTGCACCTAAGAACCTGCCAAGGTCAGCTGGAGTGGAGGAGGCAGGGGCTTGCCCATCGTGTGAAGACAGTGGCTGGGGAAGAGCACTCACATGCACAAGCAAGcgtgcgcacacgcacacgcacacaggcTCAGTAGAATCAGGCAGGAGACGCAGAAAGCCCCTCTCCACCTACgccccccactgcccccatgCCACAAAACGCTGAACTGACCAGCTTCCACGCCCCCGTTTGCCACCTCTATGAACTCCACAGAGAATCCTCGGCACCAGCACTGATGCCGGATCTAAACGCTTTGGCGTTTCACCCTGCTTGCACTGCCCTGGCGTAGAAAGGCATTGCCTGGgtgtttctaaaaacaacaactccccgTGCATTTCCTGGGACGGCCTCGTTTTTAGGGTGGTGCTGCAGCaatttcctcctcccc contains the following coding sequences:
- the LOC134408515 gene encoding suppressor of cytokine signaling 5-like isoform X1, translated to MSQGGPGVPSVTPPSSCAASGMADSISVCVCKVLRPSSSIPTSTNMSQDGGARPKVKPDGAAGNRGSGRWKARASQSTERQSLSSGEEERARGGRPQAEAEPSRGVGRSLRQKLQAAVGQCFPLKSASRSPDLSSQRKIHLRELMLDTCPFPPGSELARTWNLIKQHTAPVSEHEALAPPPAEDEDDRLRERRRISIEQGVEPPPDALIHTFEVRAQINPLYKLGPKLAHGMNELAGASRAMLAAADEGEEEEEEEDDEEEEVSTVLPDIRDGLRVHTQIDYIHCLVPDLLQLTQLPCYWGVMDRYEAEALLDGKPEGTFLLRDSAQEDYLFSVSFRRYGRSLHARIEQWNHNFSFDVHDPSVFHAPTVTGLLEHYKDPSVCMFFEPLLSIPVNRTFPFGLQHLCRAVVTSCTTYDGIGHLPIPSALKEYLKEYHYKQRVRVRRLDTWWT
- the LOC134408515 gene encoding suppressor of cytokine signaling 5-like isoform X2; this encodes MADSISVCVCKVLRPSSSIPTSTNMSQDGGARPKVKPDGAAGNRGSGRWKARASQSTERQSLSSGEEERARGGRPQAEAEPSRGVGRSLRQKLQAAVGQCFPLKSASRSPDLSSQRKIHLRELMLDTCPFPPGSELARTWNLIKQHTAPVSEHEALAPPPAEDEDDRLRERRRISIEQGVEPPPDALIHTFEVRAQINPLYKLGPKLAHGMNELAGASRAMLAAADEGEEEEEEEDDEEEEVSTVLPDIRDGLRVHTQIDYIHCLVPDLLQLTQLPCYWGVMDRYEAEALLDGKPEGTFLLRDSAQEDYLFSVSFRRYGRSLHARIEQWNHNFSFDVHDPSVFHAPTVTGLLEHYKDPSVCMFFEPLLSIPVNRTFPFGLQHLCRAVVTSCTTYDGIGHLPIPSALKEYLKEYHYKQRVRVRRLDTWWT